The following are encoded in a window of Sulfurimonas sp. C5 genomic DNA:
- a CDS encoding YigZ family protein → MQYIQEHFTSTLEVKQSKFIAHLVPYKLYETTLEQLKIEHPKARHFVTAYRYLNEYDQIVEHSSDDGEPKGTSGKPSLMVLQGQELINIAVIIVRYFGGTKLGTGGLVRAYSDAVNQVLDDAKLFEYEKEFIKKVSVDYADVRLLEYECETLGVKIVDKEFTTHVVYTLKSTKESLETLFNKLERVIKEL, encoded by the coding sequence ATGCAGTATATTCAAGAACATTTTACTTCTACATTAGAGGTGAAGCAATCTAAGTTTATTGCTCACCTTGTCCCTTACAAACTTTATGAAACTACATTAGAACAACTCAAAATTGAACATCCTAAAGCCAGACATTTTGTTACTGCATACCGATATTTGAATGAATATGATCAAATAGTTGAACATTCAAGTGACGACGGTGAACCAAAGGGAACTTCAGGAAAACCTTCATTAATGGTTCTTCAAGGACAGGAGTTAATCAATATAGCAGTCATTATCGTAAGATATTTTGGCGGAACAAAATTAGGTACTGGTGGTTTAGTACGTGCTTACAGTGATGCCGTAAATCAAGTATTAGATGATGCAAAGCTTTTTGAATATGAAAAAGAATTTATAAAAAAAGTTTCTGTTGATTATGCAGATGTAAGATTATTAGAATATGAATGTGAAACACTTGGAGTGAAAATAGTTGATAAAGAATTTACTACACATGTAGTGTATACTTTAAAATCTACAAAAGAGAGTTTAGAAACTCTCTTTAATAAACTAGAACGTGTAATAAAAGAGTTGTAA
- a CDS encoding type II secretion system F family protein — protein sequence MKYFEATVLKHGKKELVGLYAEDKKEAMNYAKLKFTGIIIKIAEAEEPFEDKIKRLKADFLKNYRKKKIKPDSLIAAIRQLAVMTNAGISIHDSLTEIANATLDQALETVFSKVADDINSGQSLSNSMQNFRFEVGNLTIAMVQLGEKTGNLDEALYALADMLEEIRSNVVKFKKAMAYPRNVMIAMAIAFTILITYVVPKFKEMFEKLHADLPLPTKILLTLEHIFNNYGPYVLLGLFIALIIFKYMINNYEHIRFKWHKFLLRTYLIKNLIMFSTLSRFTLVFSELVRAGIPIAEALDTSISMIDNLPLKQKLLSVRATVEKGGALNKGLEETGLFENMIIQMVRAGEDSGTLDTMVKKVADYYKMRFDAIIDGLSEAIEPIMLFMIAGMVILLALGIFLPMWDMGNAVQGMH from the coding sequence ATGAAATATTTTGAAGCAACAGTCTTAAAACACGGTAAAAAAGAATTAGTAGGTTTATATGCTGAAGATAAAAAAGAAGCGATGAATTATGCTAAACTGAAATTTACCGGTATTATTATTAAAATTGCAGAAGCTGAAGAACCTTTTGAAGATAAAATCAAAAGGTTAAAAGCTGATTTTCTTAAAAACTACAGAAAAAAGAAAATAAAACCAGATTCTTTAATAGCAGCTATACGTCAGTTAGCAGTTATGACCAATGCAGGTATTTCTATTCATGATTCGTTAACTGAAATTGCCAATGCAACATTAGACCAAGCACTTGAAACTGTTTTTTCAAAAGTTGCAGATGATATCAACTCAGGACAATCATTATCAAATTCTATGCAAAACTTCCGTTTTGAAGTTGGTAATCTTACAATAGCAATGGTACAACTAGGTGAGAAAACAGGTAACTTGGATGAAGCTCTTTATGCCTTAGCAGATATGCTTGAGGAAATTCGCTCAAACGTAGTAAAATTTAAAAAAGCTATGGCCTATCCAAGAAACGTTATGATTGCAATGGCCATCGCCTTTACAATTTTAATTACCTATGTTGTTCCTAAATTTAAAGAGATGTTTGAAAAACTTCATGCAGATCTTCCATTACCGACAAAGATATTATTAACTCTTGAACATATTTTTAATAATTATGGCCCTTATGTATTACTTGGTCTATTTATTGCACTAATTATTTTTAAATATATGATTAATAATTATGAACACATACGATTCAAATGGCATAAATTTCTACTAAGAACATATCTGATTAAAAACCTTATTATGTTTTCAACACTTAGTAGATTCACTCTTGTTTTTTCTGAGCTTGTTCGTGCCGGAATTCCAATTGCAGAAGCATTGGATACATCAATTAGTATGATTGACAACCTGCCACTGAAACAAAAATTGCTTTCTGTAAGAGCTACTGTTGAAAAAGGTGGAGCACTTAATAAAGGTCTTGAAGAAACTGGCCTTTTTGAAAATATGATTATACAGATGGTTCGTGCCGGTGAAGATAGTGGTACTTTAGATACTATGGTCAAAAAAGTAGCGGATTACTACAAAATGCGTTTTGATGCTATCATCGACGGTCTTAGTGAAGCAATTGAACCTATCATGTTATTTATGATTGCAGGTATGGTTATTTTACTTGCTCTTGGTATTTTCCTACCAATGTGGGATATGGGAAATGCAGTTCAAGGAATGCATTAG
- a CDS encoding YebC/PmpR family DNA-binding transcriptional regulator, producing MGRAFEYRKASKLKRWGAMSKLFPKLGKVITMAAKEGGPDPDLNPKLRTAILNAKAENMPKDNIDAAIKRATAKDLADMKEVNFEGKAPHGVLIFIECATDNNTRTVANVKSILNKNNGEMLTNGSLEFMFSRKAIFEFVLKEDMDLEELELELIDAGLEEIEAEEGVVLATADYTSFGTMNEALEGMGVEMTKATLERMANTPVELTEEQQADIDKILERLEDDEDVQKVYTNIA from the coding sequence ATGGGTAGAGCCTTTGAATATAGAAAAGCATCAAAACTAAAGCGCTGGGGAGCAATGTCAAAATTATTCCCGAAACTTGGAAAAGTTATCACGATGGCAGCGAAAGAGGGTGGCCCTGATCCCGATCTAAATCCAAAACTGCGTACGGCTATTTTAAATGCAAAAGCTGAAAATATGCCAAAAGACAATATTGACGCGGCAATCAAACGTGCAACTGCAAAAGATCTTGCAGATATGAAAGAGGTAAACTTTGAAGGTAAAGCTCCTCATGGTGTTTTAATCTTCATTGAATGTGCTACTGATAACAATACAAGAACAGTTGCTAACGTAAAATCTATTTTAAACAAAAACAACGGTGAGATGTTAACAAACGGTTCATTGGAGTTTATGTTCTCACGTAAAGCAATTTTTGAATTTGTATTGAAAGAAGATATGGATTTAGAAGAGTTAGAACTAGAACTTATTGATGCAGGTTTAGAAGAGATTGAAGCAGAAGAGGGTGTTGTACTCGCAACAGCTGACTATACAAGTTTTGGTACAATGAACGAAGCATTAGAAGGTATGGGTGTAGAGATGACAAAAGCAACTCTGGAGAGAATGGCAAATACACCGGTTGAACTTACAGAAGAGCAACAAGCTGATATCGATAAAATCTTAGAAAGATTAGAAGATGATGAAGATGTTCAAAAGGTTTATACAAATATAGCGTAA
- a CDS encoding M99 family carboxypeptidase catalytic domain-containing protein: protein MKQLFLICLFGYSLLFASNIQLIKKENPDSNTTLLVIGGIHGNEPGGYFAASLLATHYQITSKNLWIIPNLNQESILRNERGIHGDMNRKFSFIKPNDQDKKIVDEIKQIILSPNVSLVVNLHDGHGFYRKENKGSIFNPNAWGQTCVIDQCQLKQNQTFGNLNDIAVNVKKNINQRLLAKHHKFDVKNTKTKYEDEAMQLSLTYFAVTHNKPAFAIETSKNLSSLAQKVFYQLLAIEEYMKIMGIKYSRDFELNEKEITKVLRNYGTLSINGNFFLDLNNIKKILRFIPIKSKSNDFSFSHSLGKIKESKGVYEVYIGNNLVTKLKPQYFEICPKSPENFAVEIDGKLFSIKKASKFFVSDDFKVLSIKGYRVNVIGFSSKNTEDESNITIRKDDMNKFYSIDQDNRVYRIEFYKKDEFCAMILVQFK from the coding sequence ATGAAACAACTATTTTTAATCTGTCTCTTTGGCTACTCACTATTATTCGCTTCAAATATCCAACTTATAAAAAAAGAAAATCCGGATTCAAATACAACACTTTTAGTAATCGGTGGAATTCACGGAAATGAGCCGGGAGGGTATTTCGCAGCTTCGTTACTGGCAACACACTATCAAATAACTTCTAAGAACTTATGGATTATCCCTAATTTAAATCAAGAAAGCATCCTCAGAAACGAACGCGGAATTCACGGGGATATGAACAGGAAATTCTCTTTTATTAAACCAAATGATCAAGATAAAAAGATTGTGGATGAGATCAAACAAATTATATTATCACCCAATGTTTCGTTAGTTGTAAACTTACATGATGGACATGGATTTTACAGAAAAGAGAATAAAGGAAGTATTTTTAACCCAAATGCATGGGGACAGACATGTGTTATTGACCAATGCCAACTCAAGCAAAACCAAACTTTTGGAAACTTGAACGACATTGCCGTTAATGTCAAAAAAAATATCAACCAAAGACTTTTGGCTAAACACCACAAGTTTGATGTGAAAAACACAAAAACAAAATATGAAGATGAAGCTATGCAGCTCTCACTAACATATTTTGCGGTTACCCATAACAAACCTGCTTTTGCAATTGAAACAAGTAAAAATCTCTCTTCACTGGCACAAAAAGTTTTTTATCAACTCTTAGCTATTGAAGAGTATATGAAAATAATGGGTATTAAATATAGTAGAGACTTTGAACTCAATGAAAAAGAGATAACAAAAGTTCTGCGAAATTATGGTACTTTAAGCATAAATGGCAATTTTTTCCTAGATTTAAACAATATAAAAAAAATTTTAAGGTTTATTCCGATAAAATCAAAAAGTAACGACTTTAGTTTTTCCCATTCTTTAGGGAAAATCAAAGAGTCTAAAGGGGTTTACGAGGTTTATATCGGTAACAACCTAGTTACTAAACTTAAACCTCAGTACTTTGAAATTTGTCCGAAAAGCCCGGAAAATTTTGCAGTCGAGATAGATGGAAAACTATTTTCCATCAAGAAAGCTTCAAAATTTTTTGTATCTGACGATTTTAAAGTTTTAAGTATAAAAGGTTATCGTGTAAACGTTATAGGCTTTTCATCCAAAAACACAGAGGATGAAAGTAACATAACTATTAGAAAAGATGATATGAATAAATTTTATTCTATCGATCAAGACAATAGAGTTTATAGGATAGAATTTTACAAAAAAGATGAATTCTGTGCTATGATATTGGTACAGTTTAAATAG
- the mshL gene encoding pilus (MSHA type) biogenesis protein MshL, giving the protein MKKHIKTSICAALLTAVVSTSSFADCSYELFSISSAKNTKIIDFIDQLSDECGFSIVVTDPYAEKFLETKLNKTNLKNLTIDEVLNIILNENNLSYTLENNLLKISYLTTKVYNIDYILSQRKSTGSTDITLSSSSGTQNTSGSSSSGTTTTAIGPDGQPIAGSSTTSATSDTGIKIESTDEVKFWDQLDEEFVKVLNSPSDKYEASHPIINKNAGLITVTATNKQMKRFENYLKRLQEKVQLQVLIDVQLLAVTMKEGKTTGIDWKQLYALQNVELGVHYLDNNNVTKWDSTDGTNIDVTETAIAAGGANGAAHLMSVKAGGTLKEVIKFLKTQGDVTSISNPKVLTLNNQPALITAGTEFFYKIKSATNQQGTGGGVAATTQSDTVQSVFAGVLLTITPEIANDNTITLKINPSLSETTQDITGTSNTGRDMPPDLTRRQLSSVVTVKDGNRIILGGLINTKNSVDSNKVPLLGDIPVLNYLFKYEEDVKEVQELVIIIEPHIIHKDKANLSLSDLGYEGLSNDLLTAPRNQIDKATTKVKETSSNDDK; this is encoded by the coding sequence ATGAAGAAACATATAAAAACATCAATTTGCGCAGCTTTATTAACTGCAGTAGTATCAACAAGTAGTTTTGCTGATTGTTCTTATGAACTTTTTAGTATTAGTTCTGCTAAAAATACGAAAATTATTGATTTTATTGATCAATTAAGTGATGAATGTGGATTTAGTATCGTTGTAACAGATCCTTATGCAGAAAAGTTTTTAGAGACAAAACTCAATAAGACAAATCTAAAGAATTTGACTATTGATGAAGTTCTTAATATTATTCTCAATGAAAACAACCTCTCTTATACACTTGAGAATAATTTATTAAAAATCTCTTATTTAACAACTAAGGTCTATAACATAGACTATATCTTATCACAAAGAAAAAGTACGGGAAGTACTGATATTACTTTAAGTTCTTCTTCTGGTACTCAAAATACAAGTGGTTCAAGTAGTAGTGGAACAACGACAACAGCGATCGGGCCAGACGGTCAACCTATAGCTGGTTCATCAACAACATCTGCAACTTCTGATACGGGTATTAAAATAGAAAGTACTGATGAAGTAAAATTTTGGGATCAATTAGATGAAGAATTTGTAAAAGTTCTCAACAGCCCTAGTGATAAATATGAAGCATCTCACCCAATAATTAATAAAAATGCTGGTTTAATTACTGTAACTGCAACAAATAAACAGATGAAGCGTTTTGAAAATTATCTAAAAAGACTTCAGGAAAAAGTACAACTGCAAGTTCTTATAGATGTTCAACTCTTAGCTGTAACAATGAAAGAAGGTAAAACTACCGGTATTGATTGGAAGCAACTTTACGCACTTCAAAATGTGGAGCTTGGTGTACATTACTTAGATAATAATAATGTTACTAAATGGGATAGTACAGACGGAACAAATATTGATGTTACAGAAACTGCTATCGCCGCTGGAGGGGCTAACGGTGCTGCGCATTTAATGAGTGTAAAAGCTGGTGGTACGCTTAAAGAGGTAATTAAATTTCTGAAAACGCAAGGTGATGTTACATCTATTTCAAACCCTAAGGTCTTAACACTAAATAATCAGCCTGCACTTATTACAGCAGGTACTGAATTTTTTTATAAAATCAAATCTGCAACTAATCAACAAGGAACAGGTGGTGGCGTTGCTGCAACTACCCAAAGTGATACTGTCCAGTCTGTATTTGCAGGTGTACTTTTAACAATTACACCAGAAATTGCAAATGACAATACTATTACATTAAAAATCAATCCTTCACTTTCAGAAACAACACAAGATATAACAGGTACTAGTAATACAGGTAGAGATATGCCACCTGACTTAACACGTCGTCAACTCTCTTCTGTTGTAACAGTAAAAGATGGCAATAGAATTATTCTTGGGGGACTAATTAATACTAAAAATTCTGTTGATTCCAACAAAGTACCTCTTTTAGGAGACATCCCAGTACTTAACTATCTTTTTAAATATGAAGAAGATGTTAAAGAGGTACAAGAGTTAGTTATCATTATTGAACCGCATATTATTCATAAAGATAAAGCTAATCTATCTTTATCAGATCTAGGGTATGAAGGTCTAAGTAATGATCTATTAACAGCTCCAAGAAATCAAATTGATAAAGCTACTACTAAAGTTAAAGAAACTTCATCAAATGATGATAAATAA
- a CDS encoding type II/IV secretion system protein: MDRITTDLLANGSIMKGQVDRLLAKGVSENLVLRDITLSGFMTMDRLVRFIVQQVRDGVYDLSIIDNYDYIQESIVIEKLAHELDLMFVDLDSIDMDYNLTEQVPLNQLQKHNAIPISHDDMSVTIAINDPLNIEAQEALQRLFPRKVVKIALATKKQISSYLYKIGLKDSVKGLVKKIRDELNSITSLEEQQEASSILQLIDVILKTCINGRASDIHVEPTEKNCVVRGRVDGRLSEMFIFEKDIYPPLASRLKLLSNLDIAEKRKPQDGRFSTSVGAREYDFRISTLPILYGESIVMRVLDKQKALVKLEEAGMDQVSYSKLIKALKAPYGIILVTGPTGSGKTTTLYGALNELRNVEDKVITVEDPVEYRMNLIQQVQVNPKVGLSFADALRSILRQDPDKIMIGEIRDQETLEIAVKAALTGHLVISTLHTNDAISAIPRMADMGIEHYLISGALVAIQAQRLVRKICIHCKIEDELSASVLEEINGAVPEGIRFFKGKGCKECGGTGYMGREMICEVLPVSEEISTLIAKGASKDAILEQAQKEGFVNIFQNGIQKAIDGITSIEEVLKVAKE; the protein is encoded by the coding sequence ATGGATAGAATAACAACAGACTTATTAGCCAACGGCTCTATTATGAAGGGACAGGTTGACAGACTCCTTGCAAAAGGTGTCAGTGAGAACCTTGTTCTTAGAGACATTACACTCTCCGGTTTTATGACTATGGATAGGCTTGTAAGATTTATTGTCCAGCAAGTACGTGATGGTGTGTATGATCTTTCTATTATAGATAATTATGACTATATTCAAGAAAGTATAGTTATAGAAAAACTAGCTCATGAACTAGACCTCATGTTCGTTGACCTTGATTCAATAGACATGGACTATAACCTTACAGAACAAGTCCCACTTAATCAATTACAAAAGCACAATGCAATACCTATCTCTCATGATGATATGAGTGTAACTATTGCTATAAATGACCCTCTAAACATTGAAGCTCAAGAAGCATTACAAAGGCTTTTTCCAAGAAAAGTAGTAAAAATTGCTCTTGCTACAAAAAAACAAATTTCTTCTTATTTATATAAAATTGGTCTTAAAGACAGTGTTAAAGGTCTTGTAAAAAAGATTCGTGATGAATTAAATTCTATTACATCTTTGGAAGAACAACAAGAGGCATCTTCTATTTTACAACTTATTGATGTTATCTTGAAAACATGTATTAATGGACGTGCAAGTGATATTCATGTTGAACCTACAGAAAAAAACTGTGTTGTTCGTGGTCGTGTCGATGGAAGACTTTCTGAGATGTTTATCTTTGAAAAAGATATTTATCCACCATTAGCATCTCGCCTAAAACTGTTATCTAACCTAGATATTGCAGAAAAACGTAAACCTCAAGATGGCCGTTTTTCTACAAGTGTTGGAGCTAGAGAATATGATTTCCGTATCTCTACATTACCGATTCTATACGGTGAATCAATTGTAATGAGGGTTTTAGACAAACAAAAAGCACTTGTAAAACTTGAAGAAGCCGGCATGGACCAAGTCAGTTATAGTAAACTGATTAAAGCACTTAAAGCCCCTTATGGAATTATCTTAGTAACTGGTCCTACAGGTTCTGGTAAAACTACTACACTTTACGGTGCATTAAATGAACTAAGAAATGTAGAAGATAAAGTTATTACAGTTGAAGACCCTGTTGAGTATAGAATGAACTTAATTCAGCAAGTTCAAGTCAACCCAAAAGTTGGCCTTAGCTTTGCAGATGCTCTCCGTTCTATTCTTCGTCAAGACCCCGATAAAATCATGATTGGTGAGATTCGTGATCAAGAGACACTTGAAATTGCAGTAAAAGCTGCATTAACGGGTCACTTAGTTATTTCAACTCTCCATACTAATGATGCTATCAGTGCTATTCCTCGTATGGCAGATATGGGAATTGAACACTATCTTATTAGTGGTGCTTTAGTTGCTATCCAGGCACAAAGATTAGTTAGAAAGATATGTATTCATTGTAAAATAGAAGATGAATTATCGGCATCAGTTTTGGAAGAGATTAATGGTGCAGTTCCAGAAGGAATACGCTTTTTTAAAGGAAAAGGATGTAAAGAGTGTGGTGGAACAGGTTATATGGGTAGAGAAATGATCTGTGAAGTATTACCTGTTTCTGAAGAAATTTCTACACTTATTGCAAAAGGTGCATCAAAAGATGCTATACTTGAACAAGCACAAAAAGAAGGCTTTGTAAATATATTCCAAAACGGTATTCAAAAAGCTATTGATGGAATCACTAGTATTGAAGAAGTTTTAAAGGTGGCAAAAGAATGA
- a CDS encoding ATP-binding protein, producing the protein MSSIYIKSKSVFLDTVNANDYIQLDRVSTIYQSLKDSIKKPLKMILLFGKPGTGKSMFLTKIYRDLLETHHIYLYQTPIIDESEFYKTLAQDIFDTKYNGELNFTQFMKIVGSKELEHVPVVLLDEAQLYSETLMEKIRLLSDSRTIKFVITLHKTEKEDLIAKEHFQTRIWETIELENASSLELKIYIQKKLMKANCFDSANLFTQKSVKRIHSLTNGNYRDTNKLLYSLFDILATYEKNNQLYEIKTDQISNKLIEMAAIHTGLINA; encoded by the coding sequence ATGAGTAGTATCTATATAAAATCTAAAAGTGTATTTTTAGATACTGTCAATGCAAATGATTATATTCAACTTGACAGAGTTTCAACGATTTATCAATCGTTGAAAGACTCTATAAAAAAACCTCTTAAAATGATTCTTCTTTTTGGAAAGCCGGGTACAGGTAAGAGTATGTTTTTGACAAAAATTTATAGAGATCTATTAGAAACACACCACATCTATTTATATCAAACCCCTATTATTGATGAAAGTGAATTTTACAAAACTTTGGCTCAAGATATCTTTGATACAAAATATAACGGTGAATTGAATTTTACACAGTTTATGAAAATTGTCGGTTCCAAAGAGCTTGAACATGTTCCTGTAGTTTTACTAGATGAAGCACAGCTTTATTCTGAAACACTTATGGAAAAAATCAGACTCCTTTCTGATAGTAGAACAATTAAATTTGTTATAACTTTACATAAAACAGAAAAAGAAGATCTTATTGCTAAAGAGCATTTTCAAACAAGAATTTGGGAGACAATTGAACTAGAAAATGCATCAAGTTTAGAACTAAAAATATATATTCAAAAAAAACTCATGAAAGCCAATTGTTTTGATAGTGCTAATTTATTTACACAAAAGTCTGTTAAAAGAATCCATTCTTTAACGAATGGAAATTATAGAGACACTAATAAGCTGCTTTATTCTCTATTTGATATTTTAGCTACTTATGAAAAAAACAATCAACTTTACGAAATTAAAACAGATCAAATTTCAAATAAACTAATTGAAATGGCTGCGATACATACAGGACTCATTAATGCTTAA
- the pilO gene encoding type 4a pilus biogenesis protein PilO, with protein sequence MKINIEDYLHKIDTAFKDKSKKDTQLIYVMIVVGIFAFSYLLFWDSSFAGFEKTRANVVALQNKINVDKVYLQNNPESVITNLNNEIKTINQKIALTKENNAYIKSKIETISALIYDERSWGEYIDSIATHAQRYNMKVQTFINKHAKKDQSFGHVLDISVESTGRFTNTLQFINALEQSELVVDLHDFNVEAKDKKISSDLNISVWGITY encoded by the coding sequence ATGAAGATAAATATAGAAGATTATTTACATAAAATAGATACGGCGTTTAAAGATAAGTCTAAAAAAGACACTCAACTAATCTATGTAATGATTGTTGTTGGTATCTTTGCTTTCTCTTACCTTTTATTTTGGGACAGTTCTTTTGCTGGCTTTGAAAAAACTAGAGCGAATGTTGTAGCTTTACAAAATAAAATCAATGTTGATAAAGTTTATTTACAGAATAATCCTGAATCTGTAATTACAAATTTAAATAATGAGATTAAGACTATTAATCAAAAAATCGCTCTTACAAAAGAGAACAATGCATATATTAAAAGTAAAATTGAAACTATTTCAGCTCTAATCTATGATGAAAGAAGCTGGGGTGAATATATAGATTCAATTGCGACACATGCTCAAAGATATAATATGAAAGTTCAAACTTTTATAAACAAGCATGCAAAAAAAGATCAATCTTTTGGTCACGTATTAGATATATCTGTAGAATCGACGGGAAGATTTACTAATACCCTGCAGTTTATCAATGCATTAGAGCAAAGTGAACTAGTTGTAGATCTTCATGACTTCAATGTCGAGGCGAAAGATAAAAAAATCTCTTCAGATTTAAATATATCAGTTTGGGGGATTACATACTAA